From Brochothrix thermosphacta DSM 20171 = FSL F6-1036, a single genomic window includes:
- a CDS encoding UPF0223 family protein: MNNYSYPIDVAWTTNETIAVVEFLQKIESAYEKGIAVEDLQSAYKEFKKVVKSIGEEKRLGADFEKESGYSIYRTIQEMKSTTRKIVKM; the protein is encoded by the coding sequence ATGAATAACTATAGTTATCCAATAGATGTTGCTTGGACAACAAATGAAACAATCGCTGTTGTTGAGTTTTTACAAAAAATAGAATCTGCTTATGAAAAAGGGATTGCTGTGGAAGATTTGCAATCAGCTTATAAAGAATTCAAAAAAGTAGTTAAAAGTATTGGTGAAGAAAAGCGCTTAGGTGCAGATTTTGAAAAAGAAAGCGGCTATTCAATTTATCGTACAATTCAAGAGATGAAATCGACAACACGTAAAATAGTGAAAATGTGA
- a CDS encoding YczE/YyaS/YitT family protein, with translation MKKILIYLFISLNLNAFGNALTIKINLGSAPWTGLATNAAFFFKVPIGVTLTVVGVTALIINYFAYKDSSVKRSMFNLLFLLSFSYLVDLWYYILPDITIESYTIRLALNILGIIFIAAGVSIYLRLNVVLHPVDELLQIFRLQVYRGNVVKAQITSLSIPLLGSLVFWIVSGNLYAVNVATLFSFLFMGYFIVFFDKYFFPNLKLNAQISNK, from the coding sequence ATGAAAAAGATTTTGATTTACCTCTTTATATCGCTCAATCTTAATGCATTTGGCAACGCCCTTACGATTAAAATAAATCTCGGTAGCGCACCCTGGACTGGACTTGCAACAAATGCCGCCTTTTTTTTCAAAGTACCGATTGGTGTAACATTAACTGTTGTTGGAGTAACGGCACTTATTATAAACTATTTCGCTTACAAAGATTCATCAGTCAAAAGATCAATGTTTAACCTTTTGTTTTTACTATCCTTTAGCTATCTTGTTGATTTATGGTATTACATCTTACCGGATATCACAATTGAATCTTATACCATTCGCTTAGCTTTAAATATTCTTGGTATTATTTTTATTGCCGCAGGAGTTTCAATTTATTTACGATTAAATGTCGTATTGCATCCAGTAGACGAGTTATTACAAATATTCAGACTACAAGTTTATCGTGGCAATGTTGTTAAGGCACAAATAACAAGCCTTTCAATTCCATTACTCGGCTCATTAGTATTTTGGATAGTAAGCGGTAATTTATATGCCGTTAACGTTGCTACACTTTTTTCATTTTTATTTATGGGCTATTTTATTGTCTTTTTCGACAAATATTTTTTCCCGAATTTAAAATTAAATGCACAAATTTCAAATAAGTGA
- a CDS encoding alpha/beta fold hydrolase — translation MKITVNGIELNYVQSGSGPVVLLLHGNGEDHQVFEKLQAKLADTYTVYAIDSRNHGESTQTTDYSYETMAQDIVAFVAELKLQPIRIIGFSDGAIIGIKLALLGIPMERLALLGVNLSPAAFKKAEYMLLELEYQQTKSPLIKLMLDQPQIRLEEVTTINSPTLVIAGENDVFRPETFSELAKALPQAELLVFENETHDSYVVNPNKLVDSLKLFLK, via the coding sequence ATGAAAATTACGGTTAATGGTATTGAGTTAAACTATGTCCAGTCAGGCAGTGGTCCGGTAGTATTGTTGCTACATGGTAATGGTGAGGATCATCAGGTTTTTGAAAAATTACAAGCCAAATTAGCAGATACTTATACTGTTTATGCGATTGATAGTCGCAATCATGGTGAGAGTACACAGACAACTGATTATAGTTATGAAACGATGGCGCAGGATATCGTGGCATTTGTTGCTGAGCTGAAATTACAACCCATTCGAATAATCGGTTTTAGTGATGGTGCAATCATTGGAATTAAATTGGCACTTCTTGGAATACCGATGGAAAGACTGGCATTATTAGGTGTCAATTTATCACCAGCTGCGTTTAAAAAAGCAGAGTATATGCTTTTGGAATTGGAATATCAGCAAACTAAATCACCTTTAATTAAATTGATGCTAGATCAACCGCAAATAAGATTGGAAGAAGTTACAACAATAAATAGTCCAACATTAGTTATTGCGGGAGAAAATGATGTTTTTCGTCCAGAAACGTTTAGCGAGTTAGCAAAGGCTTTACCGCAAGCTGAACTGTTAGTCTTTGAAAATGAGACACACGATAGTTATGTGGTTAATCCGAATAAGCTAGTAGATTCGTTAAAGTTATTTTTGAAATAA
- a CDS encoding magnesium transporter CorA family protein has translation MLQIFKTDMASGQLLELQEIEDQCWINLVSPTTEEINQIVEQTSVPVEFLRDPLDNDESSRIEREDDNVLIIADFPIENTDDDVSSISFETMPLGIIITNKVFITVCSENSPILQSFIHQKVRNFYTHMKTRFALQILYLVSTSYLRLLKRLNRHSDRIEKELHRSMKNKQLYDLMGIEKSLVYFVTSLKSNKLVLDKMFRQNMIRMYEEDQDLLEDVIIENRQGLEMADIHSNILSGMMDAYASIIGNNMNIVMKYLTSVTIILSFPTMVFSFYGMNVKLPFMNNEYGWIIAIGFAIIIAVVTAFVFSKKKFF, from the coding sequence ATGCTACAAATTTTCAAAACAGACATGGCTTCAGGCCAATTGCTCGAATTACAAGAAATTGAAGACCAATGCTGGATTAACTTAGTCAGCCCAACAACGGAAGAAATCAACCAAATTGTAGAACAAACAAGCGTGCCGGTTGAATTTTTACGTGACCCACTTGATAATGATGAAAGTTCTCGTATCGAACGTGAAGATGATAATGTGCTTATCATTGCCGATTTCCCTATTGAGAACACTGATGATGATGTGAGCTCTATCTCATTCGAAACAATGCCGTTGGGGATTATTATCACCAATAAAGTGTTTATTACCGTCTGTTCAGAAAACTCACCAATTTTACAATCATTCATTCATCAAAAAGTGCGCAATTTCTATACGCACATGAAAACGCGTTTCGCTCTACAAATTCTATATCTTGTTTCGACAAGTTACTTACGTTTACTCAAACGTTTAAACCGTCATTCAGATCGAATTGAAAAAGAACTACATCGTTCAATGAAGAACAAACAATTGTATGATCTCATGGGAATCGAAAAAAGTTTAGTGTACTTCGTTACCTCTTTGAAATCAAATAAATTAGTGTTAGATAAGATGTTTCGTCAAAATATGATTCGCATGTATGAGGAAGACCAAGACCTGTTGGAAGACGTTATTATCGAAAATCGTCAAGGTCTTGAAATGGCCGATATACATAGCAATATTTTAAGTGGGATGATGGATGCCTATGCTTCTATCATTGGTAACAACATGAATATTGTTATGAAATATCTTACATCAGTCACAATCATCCTCTCATTCCCAACAATGGTATTCAGTTTTTACGGTATGAACGTTAAATTACCATTTATGAATAATGAATATGGGTGGATAATCGCAATTGGCTTCGCAATAATTATTGCAGTAGTCACAGCCTTTGTTTTCTCTAAAAAGAAATTCTTTTAA
- a CDS encoding AAA family ATPase, whose amino-acid sequence MDDNKNISSFFDLSDNIIERNDLNNLLKKQWGMLSGGEKRFLYVIILLSLDKDWYILDEPFASIDKKRKLLLYKLINVKLAEGKGIILTTHEESEEVLSAIDTILEMG is encoded by the coding sequence ATAGACGACAATAAAAATATCAGCTCTTTTTTTGATTTAAGTGATAATATAATTGAAAGAAACGATCTTAATAATTTGTTAAAAAAGCAATGGGGAATGTTATCGGGTGGAGAAAAAAGATTTCTTTATGTTATTATTTTGTTATCTTTAGATAAAGATTGGTATATTTTAGATGAACCATTTGCTTCTATCGATAAAAAAAGAAAGCTGCTTTTGTACAAACTTATAAATGTTAAATTAGCTGAGGGAAAAGGTATCATTTTAACAACGCATGAAGAGAGTGAAGAAGTGTTAAGTGCAATCGATACTATTTTGGAAATGGGTTAA